DNA from Streptomyces sp. NBC_01260:
GGCCTTCACGATCATCTTCACGATCATCGCGGCGACCGTCATCGTGGTGATCGCACGGCTCGCGCGCAAGCTCTACAGCCTGCCGTGGGCCATCGCGCTCGGGCTGCTGCTCGGCGGTGCGCTGGGCAACCTCACCGACCGCATCTTCCGTGCGCCGGGCGTCTTCGAGGGCGCGGTGGTGGACTTCATCGCCCCCGCCCACTTCGCCGTCTTCAATCTGGCCGACTCCGCGATCGTCTGCGGCGGCATCCTCATCGTGATCCTTTCCTTCAAGGGTCTGGACCCCGACGGCACCGTGCACAAGGACTAGGACGCGCAAGGCATACTCGACAGGTGAGTACGCATCCCGAGATCCGAACCCTGCCCGTACCCGATGGCCTGGAAGGCGAGCGTGTCGACGCCGCCATCTCCCGCATGTTCGGTTTCTCCCGCACCAAGGCCGCAGAGCTGGCCGCCGCCGGGAAGGTACAGGTGGACGGTTCGGTGGCCGGGAAGTCCGAGCGGGTGCACGGCGGCGCCTGGCTGGAAGTGGAGATGCCGCAGGCTCCGGCGCCGGTGCAGATCGTGGCCGAGCCCGTCGAGGGCATGGAGATCGTCCATGACGACGACGACATCGTCGTGATCATGAAGCCGGTCGGTGTCGCCGCACACCCGAGCCCCGGCTGGACCGGCACCACCGTCATCGGCGGCCTCGCCGCCGCCGGGTACCGGATCTCCACCTCGGGTGCGGCCGAGCGCCAGGGCATCGTGCACCGGCTCGACGTCGGCACCTCGGGGCTGATGGTCGTCGCCAAGTCCGAGCGTGCCTACACGCTGCTGAAGGCCCAGTTCCGGGACCGGATCGTCGACAAGAAGTACCACGCGCTGGTCCAGGGCCACCCGGACCCGATGAGCGGCACCATCGACGCCCCCATCGGCCGCCACCCCACCCACGACTACAAGTGGGCGGTCGTCGCCGAGGGCAAGCCCTCCGTCACGCACTACGACCTGATCGAGGCGTACCGCGCCGCCAGCCTCCTGGACATCAAGCTGGAGACCGGCCGTACGCATCAGATCCGGGTGCACATGTCCGCCCACCGCCACCCCTGCGTCGGCGACCTGACCTATGGCGCCGACCCGACGATGGCCAAGCGGCTGGGCCTGACCCGGCAGTGGCTGCACGCCGTCCGGCTCGGCTTCGAGCACCCCTCGGACGGCCGCTGGGTCGAGTTCTCCAGCACCTACCCGGACGACCTCCAGCAGGCCCTGGACCGGATCGCGGCGGAGAGCGAATGACCGGCACGCCTCCCTCGTACACCACCCGCACCGCCACCGGGGAGCAGGACCGCGCCGCCTGCTTCCAGGTCCGCAAGGACGTCTTCGTCGGTGAGCAGAACGTGCCCGAGGAGATCGAGTACGACGCCTACGACGCGGACGCGGTGCATGTCATCGCCGTCGCGGCGGACGGCACGGCGCTGGGCACCGGACGGCTGCTGCACGGCCCCGGCGCTGCGGCGAGGACCGGCGGTGACGTCACAGTCGGCTCGCTGGGCCGGCTCGCGGTGACCAGTGGGGCACGCGGCCTCGGGGTCGGCGCGGCGCTGGTGCGGGCCATCGAGGACGCGGGCCGTGACCTCGGCCTCGCCGCCGTCGACCTGCACGCCCAGACGCACGCGCTCGGCTTCTACGAACGGCTCGGCTACGAGGCCTACGGCCCCGAGTTCCCCGACGCGGGCATCCCCCACCGGGCGATGCGCCGGCCGCTGGAGCGCTGAGGCCCGCGGCGGCCGGCCGCCGGGTCAGCCCGGCAGGCCCCATTTCGTCCACGCCCCGTTCGACGGCACGTCGCGCGGGCCCGCCCCGGTGTGGCGGGCACCCCGTGGGGTGATCACCGCTGTGGCGCCGCGGGGCAGGTCGACCGTGATCCGGCCCGGCCCGGTCTCCCGCCGGCGCAGCGGGCGGCCGTGGGTGTCCCGTACCTCGACCGGGCCCCGGACCGAGTGGTCCAGGGTCAGCGGAGCCCCCGCCTCGCTGTGGACCCGTACCCAGCGCGTGGCACCGTCCGAGCGGTCGGCGTCCACGAGGAAGGCCCCCTGGGTGCGCAGTGACGCGATCGACGCGTCGGCCCAGCGGTCCGAGACGGACGGGAAGACCTTCACCACTCCCTCGTGTCCCTGCACCACCATGTCGAGCATCGACTGGGCGGCGGACAACGGGCTCTCCAGGGCGAGGTTCTTGCCCTCCCGGTACATCGTGTTGACCGTCATCTGGCAGTCCGCGACCACCTTCAGATCGGTGAAGAAGGTCAGGAAGTCGAGGGCCTTCTCCGGCTCGTCCGTCACCGAGTACATCGACGAGGCGGTCGCGTAGCTGTAGCCGTGCCACAACTGCTGCATGGAGACCCAGTGGTCCATGGAGCGCCGCATCACATCCCGGTCCCCGGCCCGGTCCCAGCTGCGCTCGCGCAGCGGGTACAGCCAGAGCAGGTGCGAGTGGTGGCGGTGGGAGTCGGCCAGCGGGACGTCCTTGCCGATCATCACGCCGGCCACCGGGTCCTCGGCGTACGGGGTGAGGCGCCGTTCGATGTCCTGCCAGCGCCCGAGCCGCGGGTCGTTGTTGCGCAGCAGCTTCGAGGACGCGATGAGGGTGCGCACTCCCCAGCGGATGAGCGAGAGGTCATAGGTGCAGTCCTCGGCGTTGGCGTACTCGGGGGAGCGGGTCTCCAGCAGGTGCAGCCTGCCGTCCGGGCCCTCGTGCAGGAAGTGCGCGTAGAAGTTGACGGCCTTCGCGAGGATCGGGTGCACGACGTCGCGCAGGACGGACAGGTCCATCGAGTGCCGGTAGGACTGCCAGACGTTGTGCAGCGCCCAGATGAGGTTGCCGAAGTTGTCGGAGACGTGCTCCGAGCCGGGGGCGCCGACGTCGTAGGTGTCGCCCGCGCGCAGCTGCCAGTCGGAGGGGTGGCCCAGCGCGTAGCTCTCGCCGTCGCGGTACCCGGCCGGGACCGACGTCGGGAGGTTGTGCTCGAAGCGGCGGAAGGTGCTTGTCACCGAGTCGAGTTCGGGGTGGTTGGAACCGTGGACCGGCGCCATGCCGATCTGGACGTTGAGATTCCACCAGACCGCGGTCCAGTTGTTGCCGACCTCGGGGAACCAGGGGCCCCATTCGGAGATCGTCGGCCCCCCGGCCCTGGTCGACGCGGCGAGCTTGTAGAGCTGGATGAGGTAGAAGCTCTGCAGCCGCTTGTCCGGTACGGAGAGGAAGCTGCGCCGGTAGTACGCGTGCCACCAGCGGCGGTGACGGTCCACCAGCCGGTCCGGGTCCGCGGCCAGGGTGCGGTCCACGGCCCGCAGCGCGTCCGCCGTCGCCTCGGACACCTGGCCGGGGAAGCGGTACACGAGGTGGGCGGCGAGCAGCCGGCCGGTGCCCTCGCGCCGCTCGCGCCAGGCGGTGGTCCAGCCGCCGCCCGCGAGCAGTGGCTGTTCGACGAAACCGTCGCCGGCCCGCGGGTCCGGGTTGGGCGTGTAGTCCTCGGGCTTGCCGCTGCTGCGGGTGGTGGCGGCCCGCAGCCACTGGAAGGACCAGGCCGCGGCCTCCTCGCCCGGAGTGGGCCGGGTGGAGATCAGCAGGGCACTCGTGTCGTTCTGGACGAGGGCGGAGAAGGCCAGCGAGCCGCGGGTGGTGGTGACGGTGCCGCGCAGTTCGGCGTCGTACAGGTCCAGGGTCCAGTCGACGCCGGTGATCTCCCCGGCCAGGGTCAGGGTGAAGTACCCGATGGGGAGGCGGGAGAAGCCGATGCCGCCGCGCCACTGGCCGCGCTGGTCCTGCACCTGGCTGTGGCTCAGCATCAGCTTCAGGGTGTTGGCGGACTGGCCCGCGTACAGCTGGGCGCCGAGGTGGCCGTTGGCCAGGAACGGGGCCTGCTGCCAGCCGGTGGGGAGCGTGCGCCAGGTCATGGCGGCGTCCCGGACGGTCTTCTCGTGGACGTCGGGGCCCGGTCGGCCCGCCGGCGCCGGGGCGGTCGCGGCCCACGCGGTGGGGGAGCCGGCGATCCAGAACGCGGAGGTTCCGGCAGCGGCTGCGCCGACGAAATGCCTTCGGGAGAACGCGGTCACGTGGTCTCTCCTGCCAGTCATGTATGTGGTGAGAGTTCTCGTCCCTGAATGACGCATGCCGCATACTGCCCGCCCGGAGAGGGCAGCGGAAGAGGGCTGACCGCAGAAACATCGGAGGAATGGTCGGTCAGAAGGGCTGTGTGGCGGGGGTGTTGCCGGGATTGCGCGCCTTGCGTGGCAGGCTGGAACTCCGGGTCGGCCGATCGCCGCGGCCGGCTCGCCGCGCTCCGGAAGGCACCTCGTGGACCAATTGACCCTGCTGCTCATGCTGTTGCTCGGAGCAGTGGTCACCGTGCCGCTGGGGGAGCGGTTGAGGCTCCCCG
Protein-coding regions in this window:
- a CDS encoding GNAT family N-acetyltransferase, whose protein sequence is MTGTPPSYTTRTATGEQDRAACFQVRKDVFVGEQNVPEEIEYDAYDADAVHVIAVAADGTALGTGRLLHGPGAAARTGGDVTVGSLGRLAVTSGARGLGVGAALVRAIEDAGRDLGLAAVDLHAQTHALGFYERLGYEAYGPEFPDAGIPHRAMRRPLER
- a CDS encoding glycosyl hydrolase family 95 catalytic domain-containing protein, with protein sequence MTAFSRRHFVGAAAAGTSAFWIAGSPTAWAATAPAPAGRPGPDVHEKTVRDAAMTWRTLPTGWQQAPFLANGHLGAQLYAGQSANTLKLMLSHSQVQDQRGQWRGGIGFSRLPIGYFTLTLAGEITGVDWTLDLYDAELRGTVTTTRGSLAFSALVQNDTSALLISTRPTPGEEAAAWSFQWLRAATTRSSGKPEDYTPNPDPRAGDGFVEQPLLAGGGWTTAWRERREGTGRLLAAHLVYRFPGQVSEATADALRAVDRTLAADPDRLVDRHRRWWHAYYRRSFLSVPDKRLQSFYLIQLYKLAASTRAGGPTISEWGPWFPEVGNNWTAVWWNLNVQIGMAPVHGSNHPELDSVTSTFRRFEHNLPTSVPAGYRDGESYALGHPSDWQLRAGDTYDVGAPGSEHVSDNFGNLIWALHNVWQSYRHSMDLSVLRDVVHPILAKAVNFYAHFLHEGPDGRLHLLETRSPEYANAEDCTYDLSLIRWGVRTLIASSKLLRNNDPRLGRWQDIERRLTPYAEDPVAGVMIGKDVPLADSHRHHSHLLWLYPLRERSWDRAGDRDVMRRSMDHWVSMQQLWHGYSYATASSMYSVTDEPEKALDFLTFFTDLKVVADCQMTVNTMYREGKNLALESPLSAAQSMLDMVVQGHEGVVKVFPSVSDRWADASIASLRTQGAFLVDADRSDGATRWVRVHSEAGAPLTLDHSVRGPVEVRDTHGRPLRRRETGPGRITVDLPRGATAVITPRGARHTGAGPRDVPSNGAWTKWGLPG
- a CDS encoding RluA family pseudouridine synthase, encoding MSTHPEIRTLPVPDGLEGERVDAAISRMFGFSRTKAAELAAAGKVQVDGSVAGKSERVHGGAWLEVEMPQAPAPVQIVAEPVEGMEIVHDDDDIVVIMKPVGVAAHPSPGWTGTTVIGGLAAAGYRISTSGAAERQGIVHRLDVGTSGLMVVAKSERAYTLLKAQFRDRIVDKKYHALVQGHPDPMSGTIDAPIGRHPTHDYKWAVVAEGKPSVTHYDLIEAYRAASLLDIKLETGRTHQIRVHMSAHRHPCVGDLTYGADPTMAKRLGLTRQWLHAVRLGFEHPSDGRWVEFSSTYPDDLQQALDRIAAESE